Proteins encoded within one genomic window of Numenius arquata chromosome 12, bNumArq3.hap1.1, whole genome shotgun sequence:
- the APCDD1L gene encoding protein APCDD1-like: MCRGAEPSAAACAAAEPPLRWEPRCRQQLRHLRDGGGIAARLPPRLEGRWVSTGCEVRPGPEFLTRSYLFYANRLFKAHQFYYWDPSCRDPSYSLVIKGKLRLRQASWITRGATEADYHLHKVGIVFHSQKAMREVASWINQTSGAGCGGFLPPGRSWAPGALYELLSAKGERDCTAALGFAMHELSLVRVETRFQPLPQPQQSGSRLVEELYLGDIHTEWGERLHYRPTGYQRPMQSAVHHVHPCPACGIIYRADEHHPPILPARAPLPMRLSGSWVSAHCEVRPAVLFLTRFFTFHGSNHTWEGYYYHYSDPLCKQPTFTIYASGHYTPGIPSSKVRGGTELAFRVTQARVTPMDTVTVTMLNSSEPGSCGLTSSWSAGVEQDITPTNGCLALGIKLPHTEYELFSTEQDAQERRLLYIGERPTDGSSPDSPDKRPTSYQAPLVQCAAAPEGFSTYLSLKYSGKKDANGNEALKPLPVAFLLFIALLFLRWD, from the exons ATGTGCCGGGGCGCGGAACCCTCCGCAGCCG CCTGCGCGGCCGCGGAGCCGCCGCTGCGCTGGGAGCCGCGGTGCCGGCAGCAGCTCCGCCACCTGCGGGACGGCGGCGGGATCGCGGCGCGGCTGCCCCCCCGCCTGGAGGGACGATGGGTCTCCACCGG gtGTGAGGTGCGGCCGGGACCCGAGTTCCTCACCCGATCCTACCTCTTCTACGCCAACCGCCTCTTCAAGGCCCACCAGTTCTACTATTGGGACCCCTCCTGCCGCGACCCCTCCTACTCCCTGGTCATCAAGGGCAAGCTCCGGCTGCGCCAGGCCTCCTGGATCACCCGCGGGGCCACCGAGGCCGACTACCACCTCCACAAAGTCGGCATCGTTTTCCACAGCCAGAAGGCCATGCGGGAGGTGGCCTCCTGGATCAACCAGACGTCGGGCGCGGGCTGCGGGGGGTTCCTGCCCCCGGGGCGCAGCTGGGCGCCCGGGGCCCTCTACGAACTGCTGAGCGCCAAGGGGGAGCGCGACTGCACGGCCGCCCTGGGCTTCGCCATGCACGAGCTGAGCCTGGTGCGGGTGGAGACGCGGTTCCAGCCCCTGCCGCAGCCGCAGCAGAGCGGGAGCCGGCTGGTGGAGGAGCTCTACCTGGGGGACATCCACACCGAGTGGGGCGAGCGGCTCCACTACCGGCCCACCGGCTACCAGCGGCCCATGCAGAGCGCCGTG cACCACGTGCATCCCTGCCCCGCCTGTGGGATTATATACAGGGCGGACGAGCAccacccccccatcctgcccgcCCGCGCTCCCCTGCCCATGCGGCTCAGCGGCAGCTGGGTGAGCGCCCACTGCGAGGTCCGACCCGCCGTGCTCTTCCTCACCCGCTTCTTCACCTTCCACGGCAGCAACCACACCTGGGAAGGGTATTACTATCACTACTCCGACCCGCTCTGCAAACAGCCGACGTTCACCATCTACGCATCGGGGCATTACACCCCAGGCATCCCCTCCTCCAAAGTGCGGGGTGGCACGGAGCTGGCCTTCCGAGTCACGCAGGCTCGGGTGACACCGATGGACACGGTGACGGTGACGATGCTGAACTCCTCGGAACCGGGGAGCTGTGGGCTGACAAGCTCCTGGAGCGCGGGGGTGGAGCAGGACATAACCCCCACCAACGGGTGTCTGGCTCTGGGCATCAAGCTGCCCCACACGGAGTATGAACTCTTCAGCACGGAGCAGGACGCGCAGGAGCGCAGGCTGCTCTACATCGGGGAGCGCCCCACCGATGGCTCCAGCCCCGACAGCCCCGACAAGCGACCCACCTCCTACCAGGCACCCCTGGTCCAGTGTGCCGCAGCGCCGGAGGGGTTCTCTACCTACCTTAGTCTAAAATACTCGGGAAAAAAGGATGCTAATGGGAATGAAGCACTAAAACCTTTGCCTGTGGCCTTTTTATTGTTTATAGCACTTCTGTTTTTAAGGTGGGACTAG